A genomic window from Peromyscus maniculatus bairdii isolate BWxNUB_F1_BW_parent chromosome 1, HU_Pman_BW_mat_3.1, whole genome shotgun sequence includes:
- the Gpr152 gene encoding putative G-protein coupled receptor 152 → MDTAMEANLGAAGHGPRTELDDEDYYPQGSWDTVFLVALLLLGLPANGLMAWLAGSQARHGAGTRLALLLLSLALSDFLFLAAATFQILEIQHGGHWPLGTAACRFYYFLWGVSYSSGLFLLTALSLDRCLLALCPRWYPGRRPARLPLWVCSGVWVLATLFSVPWLVFPEAAVWWYDLVICLDFWDSEELPLRMLEILGGFLPFLLLLVCHVLTQAAACRTCRGHQPRPMACHGFARVAKTILSAYVVLRLPYQLAQLLYLAFLWDVYPGYLLWEALVYSDYLILLNSCLSPFLCLAASADLRTLLRAVLSSFAAAACEERPGSFAPAEPQTQVASVGLPLPEPTAEGQSRLDPLVQPQMNPSVQPQSDSVVQPEVSPSVQPQSDSVVQPEADSLIQPPLDPVVRLEVNPCTQPQLDPMAQPQMNPSAQPQSNSVVETQVDSLTQPQLESVAQPQSSMEAQTPACEVESASNPGEERSPSPSPDPTPGAPENLDRAAVPEEESPSSVPPKEAPSTGPT, encoded by the exons ATGGACACTGCCATGGAAGCCAACCTGGGCGCTGCTGGCCACGGTCCCCGCACAGAGCTCGATGACGAGGACTACTACCCTCAGGGCAGCTGGGACACAGTCTTTCTGGTAGCCTTACTGCTGCTGGGACTGCCAGCCAATGGGCTGATGGCATGGCTGGCTGGCTCGCAGGCCCGGCATGGGGCTGGCACGAGACTGGCCCTGCTCCTGCTCAGCCTGGCTCTCTCTGACTTCTTATTCCTGGCAGCAGCGACTTTCCAAATCCTGGAGATCCAGCACGGAGGGCACTGGCCGTTGGGCACGGCCGCCTGCCGCTTCTACTACTTCCTATGGGGTGTGTCCTACTCCTCCGGCCTCTTTCTGTTGACAGCCCTCAGCCTGGACCGATGCTTGCTGGCGCTGTGCCCACGCTGGTACCCAGGGCGCCGCCCAGCCCGCCTGCCCCTCTGGGTGTGCTCTGGGGTCTGGGTGCTGGCCACACTCTTCAGTGTGCCCTGGTTGGTCTTCCCCGAGGCTGCTGTCTGGTGGTACGACCTGGTCATCTGCCTGGACTTCTGGGACAGCGAGGAGCTGCCTCTGCGGATGCTGGAGATCTTGGGGGGCTTCCTGCCCTTCCTCTTGCTGCTGGTGTGCCACGTGCTGACCCAAGCCGCTGCCTGCAGGACCTGCCGTGGGCACCAGCCTAGGCCTATGGCCTGCCACGGCTTTGCCCGTGTGGCCAAAACCATTCTGTCAGCCTATGTTGTTCTGAGGCTGCCCTACCAGCTCGCACAGTTACTCTATCTGGCTTTCTTATGGGATGTCTACCCCGGCTACCTGCTCTGGGAAGCCCTGGTCTATTCTGACTACCTGATCCTGCTCAACAGCTGCCTGAGCCCCTTCCTGTGCCTGGCAGCCAGCGCTGATCTCCGGACCCTGCTGCGGGCTGTGCTCTCATCCTTTGCAGCTGCTGCCTGTGAGGAACGGCCTGGCAGCTTCGCACCAGCCGAACCACAGACCCAGGTGGCCTCTGTGGGCTTGCCTCTGCCAGAACCAACAGCTGAAGGCCAGTCACGGTTGGATCCCTTGGTCCAGCCTCAGATGAATCCCTCTGTCCAGCCACAGTCAGATTCTGTGGTCCAGCCTGAGGTGAGCCCCTCAGTCCAGCCACAGTCAGATTCTGTGGTCCAGCCTGAG GCGGACTCCCTGATCCAGCCACCACTGGATCCTGTAGTTCGACTTGAGGTGAACCCTTGTACCCAGCCACAGTTGGATCCCATGGCTCAACCTCAGATGAACCCTTCAGCCCAACCACAGTCAAATTCTGTGGTCGAGACTCAAGTGGACTCCTTGACCCAGCCACAGTTGGAATCTGTGGCCCAGCCACAGTCAAGCATGGAGGCCCAGACCCCTGCCTGTGAGGTTGAGTCAGCCTCTAATCCTGGTGAGGAGAggtcccccagcccatccccagaTCCCACTCCTGGGGCCCCTGAGAACCTAGACAGAGCAGCTGTTCCTGAGGAAGAAAGTCCTAGCAGTGTGCCGCCAAAAGAGGCCCCCAGCACCGGCCCTACTTGA